One window of the Candidatus Jettenia sp. genome contains the following:
- a CDS encoding cytochrome ubiquinol oxidase subunit I, with protein sequence MNKFEILLQFTRRRFFAVVLLFITLFFSPISFLDAFTPDVLAQTVKEGESAASGVELPQFEAGSQPSAPLQVPEGGAVEGAGTTTAAAEEEEVGPVQYRPFFGIDSRVVVWIVSELHLMFAAFVLGVPIFAVIVEIVGFKGGDVKYDKMAKEFTKLLSAAFATTASLGGLLGFCLFGLYPEFMGHMTNVFAPTMYVYALMFFGEAFTLYGYYYSWEILKGSAAKKWFHITLGVLLNLFGTGLMFLTNSWATYMMSPAGIVPSTGKLLSLYHAIYNPLWMPVNIHRLIANVCFGGFVVGAYAAVKFLGAKTEEERAHYDWMGYVGNFIGVGALIPLPFAGYWLGREVYSSSPVMGNIMMGGAFSWTFIIQAILIGMLFIGANYYLWLGMGRIKGSERYTKFIKYLIFVIFMCFAVWLTPHNLPLSGEERAMIGEQYHPFSKYFGVMAAKNAVVNLIILATFFSFLIYRRSNKGETIPFSEQGKAGKIGIFSALIFCLLMLVSYAISLNFVELEANIKVFVKPLIAALYIQSFFVCLAAFLTFKDKGKLGQAILFAVTACIAVLYFWYYGFQVMQKANLVLRYLSVTQVSIVMSCLIMNAIIDVFIFRKAKLVGGIVWGKMPVRSQYALILLCVVIVILMGLMGFIRSGLRMDWHIYGVLQDTSQWAYTPTLAYMGRIVGLIVALFLGLVAFVFWLANLGDKKEKEKVKDYEYESKPEGIAAGYTDTH encoded by the coding sequence ATGAATAAATTTGAGATATTACTGCAGTTTACAAGAAGACGTTTTTTTGCCGTTGTTTTGTTGTTTATTACATTGTTTTTTTCACCCATTTCATTTCTTGATGCATTTACACCAGATGTCTTGGCGCAAACGGTGAAAGAGGGTGAGAGTGCTGCGTCAGGTGTGGAACTACCGCAATTTGAAGCGGGAAGTCAGCCGTCAGCTCCTTTACAAGTACCTGAAGGAGGAGCTGTGGAGGGAGCAGGAACAACGACTGCTGCTGCGGAGGAAGAAGAAGTAGGTCCTGTTCAATACCGTCCATTTTTTGGAATAGATTCCCGCGTGGTGGTCTGGATTGTATCGGAATTGCATCTTATGTTTGCGGCATTTGTGCTTGGTGTTCCTATTTTTGCGGTTATTGTTGAAATTGTCGGCTTTAAGGGTGGCGATGTTAAGTATGATAAGATGGCAAAGGAGTTTACTAAGCTATTGTCTGCGGCATTTGCTACAACTGCGTCCTTGGGTGGTTTGCTTGGATTCTGCTTATTTGGTTTATATCCGGAATTCATGGGCCATATGACAAATGTCTTTGCACCGACTATGTATGTCTATGCATTGATGTTTTTTGGCGAGGCGTTTACGTTATATGGTTACTATTACTCATGGGAGATCCTTAAAGGCTCTGCTGCAAAAAAATGGTTCCATATAACATTAGGTGTTTTGTTGAATCTTTTTGGCACAGGGCTTATGTTTTTAACAAACTCATGGGCAACCTATATGATGAGCCCTGCTGGTATTGTCCCGTCTACGGGCAAACTATTGAGTTTATATCATGCTATATATAATCCGCTCTGGATGCCGGTAAACATTCATCGGTTAATTGCTAATGTCTGTTTTGGTGGCTTCGTGGTTGGAGCATATGCGGCAGTAAAATTCCTTGGTGCAAAGACGGAAGAAGAAAGAGCCCACTATGACTGGATGGGTTATGTGGGAAACTTTATAGGGGTTGGGGCGCTTATCCCTCTTCCGTTTGCCGGTTATTGGTTAGGAAGGGAAGTCTATAGTTCTAGTCCGGTAATGGGTAATATCATGATGGGTGGCGCTTTCTCATGGACATTTATTATCCAGGCCATCTTGATTGGTATGCTCTTTATTGGTGCAAATTATTATTTATGGCTTGGAATGGGAAGAATTAAAGGTTCGGAGCGATATACCAAGTTTATTAAATATCTCATATTTGTTATCTTTATGTGTTTTGCTGTGTGGTTAACCCCTCACAATCTCCCTTTGAGTGGTGAAGAAAGGGCTATGATTGGTGAACAGTATCATCCATTCTCTAAATACTTTGGAGTCATGGCAGCAAAAAATGCTGTTGTTAACCTGATCATTCTCGCTACCTTCTTTTCATTCCTAATTTATCGTCGAAGCAACAAGGGAGAGACTATCCCGTTTTCCGAACAGGGAAAGGCAGGTAAGATTGGGATATTCTCGGCATTGATTTTCTGTTTATTGATGTTGGTTTCCTATGCAATTTCACTCAATTTTGTTGAGTTGGAGGCTAATATAAAAGTCTTTGTGAAGCCGTTGATAGCTGCACTTTATATCCAGTCTTTCTTTGTATGTCTAGCTGCTTTCCTGACTTTTAAGGACAAAGGAAAGTTAGGGCAGGCTATATTATTTGCCGTGACAGCATGTATTGCCGTGCTCTACTTTTGGTATTATGGTTTCCAGGTTATGCAGAAAGCGAACTTGGTATTACGATACTTATCGGTAACGCAGGTCTCCATTGTGATGAGTTGCTTGATCATGAATGCTATTATAGACGTCTTTATTTTCCGCAAAGCGAAACTTGTGGGAGGTATTGTATGGGGAAAAATGCCGGTCAGATCTCAATATGCCCTGATACTTTTGTGTGTGGTTATTGTTATTCTGATGGGTTTAATGGGTTTCATACGTTCAGGTTTACGGATGGATTGGCATATTTACGGTGTTTTACAAGATACATCGCAATGGGCGTACACTCCGACTCTGGCATATATGGGAAGAATTGTTGGTTTGATCGTAGCTCTATTCCTGGGTTTGGTTGCTTTCGTGTTCTGGTTGGCTAATTTAGGAGATAAAAAAGAGAAGGAAAAAGTGAAGGATTATGAGTATGAGAGTAAGCCAGAAGGAATAGCGGCTGGATATACCGATACTCATTAA
- a CDS encoding carboxypeptidase regulatory-like domain-containing protein translates to MVKSLRLMIIGGLMFGTMSSTLVVSHAAMAADKAPAYQEVEVADGGVIVGTVKFDGDIPAVKALKIDKDEQTCGHDNKQSEELVINGESKGIKNVVVSLVDIAAGKKAEVTTAVLDQKECLFIPHVLAVSIGSSVDLLNSDNVMHNLHSWSIKNPGFNEGVSGGGKMTKKFDIPEMVKITCDVHKWMSAFIVVKANPYFAVTDENGSFKIENVPAGSYKIEAWQEKLGKKTSDVAVKSKEEAVVDFTFTKK, encoded by the coding sequence ATGGTAAAAAGTTTGCGACTGATGATTATCGGTGGTCTGATGTTTGGCACAATGAGTAGTACGCTAGTGGTAAGCCATGCTGCTATGGCAGCGGATAAAGCGCCAGCTTACCAGGAGGTTGAGGTTGCTGATGGTGGAGTGATTGTTGGCACTGTTAAGTTTGACGGTGATATTCCAGCAGTAAAAGCGTTAAAAATAGACAAGGATGAGCAGACGTGTGGTCATGATAATAAGCAATCGGAGGAGTTGGTTATTAATGGAGAATCAAAAGGTATTAAGAATGTTGTTGTTTCTTTAGTTGATATTGCTGCTGGAAAAAAGGCAGAAGTAACGACAGCCGTGTTGGATCAGAAGGAGTGTTTATTTATTCCTCATGTACTTGCGGTATCTATTGGAAGTAGTGTCGATTTGCTCAACAGCGATAACGTAATGCATAATCTCCATTCCTGGTCTATTAAGAATCCTGGTTTCAACGAAGGTGTATCGGGCGGTGGGAAAATGACAAAAAAATTCGATATTCCAGAAATGGTAAAGATAACGTGTGATGTGCATAAATGGATGAGTGCTTTTATTGTAGTAAAGGCTAATCCATATTTTGCTGTTACTGATGAAAACGGAAGTTTTAAAATCGAGAATGTTCCCGCCGGATCTTACAAAATTGAGGCATGGCAGGAGAAGCTTGGGAAAAAGACCAGTGATGTTGCTGTAAAATCGAAAGAAGAAGCTGTGGTAGATTTTACTTTTACAAAGAAATAA
- a CDS encoding carboxypeptidase-like regulatory domain-containing protein yields the protein MKKCRIVVFLIMMGFYATANGDTLTLKNISKSIDLKVIGVADECIKAIILKNDVKSLNMQFSDTKNYSDVIFLNISNVAIECKVKEITDDSIQVLIPTSSISALQMSFQSHDKQINTALTEIEHEPKIVIDQIAEEKKSEQIPEEKKLEFSMSDSLEEKAIADEIRTDQDKVGVEKHYRLKTKKTKKENPAEEDNLSEIKTKSVLLDDEISDSNIDEKLLQEEADKASGLGEELSEGLTDKEMDKESEKIRDEYPLKGDSIPSTVRFGSVEGKILHGAKPLPDCQVKLQILEKIGLLTKGYRPVEGSVEFETVTDKDGVYHFMNIPPGLYKVYWKPLSETDWVRRFKMEPDVIVEPGKLTNPKTIETLRRTLN from the coding sequence ATGAAAAAATGTAGGATTGTTGTTTTTCTTATCATGATGGGTTTTTATGCCACGGCGAATGGAGATACACTAACTTTAAAGAATATTAGTAAAAGTATTGATCTTAAAGTGATAGGTGTTGCAGATGAATGTATAAAAGCGATAATCTTGAAAAATGACGTAAAATCCTTAAATATGCAATTTTCAGATACGAAAAATTATTCCGATGTGATCTTTTTGAATATTTCAAATGTGGCAATAGAATGTAAAGTTAAAGAGATTACTGACGATTCTATACAAGTATTGATCCCTACTTCATCAATTTCCGCACTCCAAATGTCTTTTCAATCCCATGATAAACAGATCAATACGGCACTTACCGAAATTGAACATGAGCCAAAAATCGTAATAGACCAGATCGCCGAAGAAAAGAAATCAGAACAAATCCCAGAAGAGAAGAAATTGGAATTTTCTATGAGCGATAGTCTTGAAGAGAAGGCAATCGCTGATGAGATAAGGACGGATCAAGACAAAGTGGGTGTAGAAAAACATTACAGGCTAAAAACAAAAAAGACAAAAAAAGAAAACCCAGCAGAAGAAGATAACTTGTCAGAAATTAAGACCAAAAGTGTATTACTAGATGACGAAATATCGGACTCGAATATAGATGAAAAACTACTACAAGAAGAAGCTGATAAGGCTTCTGGATTAGGAGAGGAATTAAGTGAAGGCCTGACAGATAAGGAAATGGATAAAGAATCGGAGAAAATAAGGGATGAATATCCGTTAAAGGGAGATTCCATTCCGTCAACAGTACGTTTCGGTAGTGTTGAAGGGAAGATATTGCATGGTGCAAAGCCGCTTCCGGATTGCCAGGTAAAATTACAAATATTAGAAAAGATTGGTTTGTTAACAAAGGGATACCGTCCGGTAGAAGGATCTGTGGAGTTTGAGACTGTTACGGATAAGGATGGGGTATATCATTTTATGAATATACCTCCTGGGTTGTATAAGGTGTATTGGAAACCTCTTTCTGAGACTGATTGGGTAAGGCGATTTAAGATGGAGCCAGATGTAATTGTGGAGCCGGGCAAATTAACGAACCCTAAAACCATTGAAACATTGAGAAGAACATTAAACTAA
- a CDS encoding multicopper oxidase domain-containing protein: MGIVKLIGWWTVGVFLSITPCVTMSNVLGEEAKQTAVWNLSPEEQDLISVTNGDILGERDKDGVWNFHLYTTDGYIEMANGELVWVFGYTHAKGSFKDVGEVTTKEQVEQLLEPVKVPSDPIHLFVGEKARITLHNTGMHCADPNSGINHVAHTIHFHGLDLTPSVDGVPSLPVDPVLEHKSFTYELTPQYEGSFMGHCHVDSFNHILAGMYFPIIIHQDRTKTAYGYKYDRDYTLFFSELSATANEQLQEAGVVHGLQDWKADYFLINGRTFTDNLYHPCSVINDPRSRIVAYEDETVLLRFMAIGADHVFAIHPHGYHMEVIALDGRKLKSSYEKDTLCITSGERIDVLVKIPHFASQRKCLSCNLGAGITIMHDHNLRGMVSTGKYPLGALTIFDVRSKEKVAKPDVPLTEGKPYNPLEH, translated from the coding sequence ATGGGTATCGTAAAGCTAATAGGGTGGTGGACGGTTGGAGTATTCTTGAGTATCACACCATGTGTAACAATGTCAAATGTTCTTGGGGAAGAGGCAAAACAAACTGCGGTTTGGAATCTTAGCCCGGAAGAACAGGACCTGATCAGTGTAACAAATGGGGATATTTTGGGTGAACGTGATAAGGATGGCGTTTGGAATTTTCACCTATATACTACAGACGGTTATATAGAAATGGCTAATGGTGAGCTAGTATGGGTCTTCGGATATACCCATGCTAAAGGTAGTTTTAAAGATGTAGGAGAAGTGACTACGAAAGAGCAAGTAGAACAGCTCTTAGAGCCTGTTAAAGTACCGAGTGACCCTATACATCTTTTTGTTGGTGAAAAGGCAAGGATTACCTTGCATAATACGGGTATGCATTGTGCGGATCCGAATTCAGGGATTAATCATGTAGCGCATACGATTCATTTTCATGGTTTGGATTTAACCCCTTCGGTTGACGGTGTACCCTCTTTACCAGTAGACCCGGTGCTAGAACATAAATCATTTACTTATGAATTAACACCGCAGTATGAAGGCTCTTTTATGGGGCACTGCCATGTAGATAGTTTTAACCATATCCTGGCCGGGATGTATTTCCCTATTATTATTCATCAGGATAGGACGAAAACGGCTTACGGGTATAAGTATGATAGGGATTATACGTTGTTTTTTAGTGAGCTGTCTGCTACTGCAAATGAGCAATTACAGGAGGCAGGTGTTGTTCATGGTTTGCAGGACTGGAAGGCTGATTATTTCTTGATCAATGGAAGGACTTTTACCGATAATCTGTACCATCCTTGTTCCGTAATAAATGATCCGCGTTCAAGGATTGTAGCGTATGAGGATGAAACGGTTCTCTTGCGTTTTATGGCTATTGGTGCTGATCATGTTTTTGCAATCCATCCGCATGGATACCATATGGAGGTAATTGCATTGGATGGAAGGAAATTAAAAAGTAGCTATGAGAAAGATACCCTTTGTATCACAAGTGGTGAGAGGATTGATGTGCTGGTAAAGATACCTCACTTTGCGAGCCAAAGGAAATGCTTGTCATGCAATTTAGGCGCAGGGATAACAATTATGCATGATCATAACTTGCGTGGGATGGTATCAACTGGCAAGTATCCTTTAGGTGCTCTGACTATCTTTGATGTGAGAAGCAAAGAGAAGGTAGCGAAGCCGGATGTCCCTTTAACAGAAGGAAAACCGTATAATCCTTTAGAACATTAA
- a CDS encoding response regulator, giving the protein MTKPRLLLVDDDKTTLDGLVRILTRDEYPVSGVLSGSDALSLLSRKSFDIIITDLNMPGMNGLALIHEVKKRHASMIIVVITACSSLKVVEDILKTASCDYYLIKPVDIEELKVVLKDLWEGRQVIT; this is encoded by the coding sequence ATGACAAAGCCAAGATTATTGCTGGTAGATGATGACAAAACTACGCTTGATGGCTTGGTAAGGATTTTAACTCGTGATGAATATCCTGTTTCCGGCGTCCTTTCTGGCTCCGATGCATTAAGCCTTTTATCCAGGAAAAGTTTTGACATTATTATAACAGACCTGAATATGCCGGGGATGAATGGGTTAGCCCTGATTCATGAAGTAAAAAAAAGGCATGCATCTATGATAATCGTGGTTATCACCGCATGTAGTTCTCTTAAGGTAGTTGAGGACATTCTAAAAACTGCATCCTGTGATTATTATTTGATAAAGCCTGTCGATATCGAGGAGTTAAAGGTGGTATTAAAGGATTTATGGGAAGGGAGACAAGTGATTACCTGA
- a CDS encoding ferredoxin has product MGTNIIRFEGNCIKCVMCIEEAKKVFDYSEETGPSVKHGVDIASHDEDVKKAALVCPTQRIKYHP; this is encoded by the coding sequence ATGGGGACAAATATCATTCGGTTTGAGGGTAATTGTATTAAGTGTGTAATGTGTATTGAAGAGGCGAAGAAGGTTTTTGATTACTCAGAAGAGACAGGGCCTTCGGTAAAGCACGGTGTAGATATTGCTTCTCATGATGAAGATGTAAAGAAGGCAGCTCTTGTTTGTCCTACACAAAGAATAAAATACCATCCGTGA
- a CDS encoding protoglobin family protein: protein MSSVMANAYLKMFPMEGEKKISAGKRNPVLDVPEFNRAWNLHRETSLDIMKRYEYMSQCLNFTDKDTEAIKESKEILAPKLEAILDHIYWEKLINDPWLSRWFRDETGKIAKEYVTIRRARQRRFLLKILECKWDEEFWNFVRWVGAVHVPIFGFEDLYIPMRLNLALWGYIHQYLFNFLAEQLKDDPEKLRRITIAWTKLFWMIIDVYHIDYFGAWM, encoded by the coding sequence ATGAGTTCAGTTATGGCAAATGCATACTTGAAGATGTTTCCCATGGAGGGAGAGAAGAAGATATCAGCGGGTAAGCGTAACCCGGTTTTGGATGTTCCCGAATTTAACAGGGCATGGAACCTCCATAGAGAAACCAGTTTAGATATAATGAAACGTTACGAATATATGTCTCAGTGTTTAAATTTTACCGACAAAGATACAGAGGCTATTAAGGAATCAAAAGAGATTTTAGCGCCAAAACTTGAGGCGATTCTGGACCACATTTATTGGGAAAAGCTTATAAACGATCCCTGGTTATCGAGGTGGTTCAGAGACGAGACGGGCAAGATTGCTAAGGAGTATGTTACTATCAGAAGGGCGAGGCAGAGAAGGTTTCTGCTTAAGATATTAGAGTGTAAATGGGATGAAGAGTTTTGGAATTTCGTTCGTTGGGTTGGCGCTGTACATGTACCTATCTTTGGTTTTGAAGACCTTTACATACCCATGAGACTGAACCTTGCTCTGTGGGGTTATATACACCAGTACTTGTTTAATTTTCTTGCCGAGCAACTGAAGGATGATCCTGAAAAGTTGCGCAGGATTACTATTGCCTGGACAAAGCTCTTCTGGATGATTATCGATGTTTACCATATCGATTACTTTGGAGCATGGATGTAA
- a CDS encoding sigma-54 dependent transcriptional regulator → MTAYSSVKTAVEAIKCGADDYLTKPINIEELKVVLEKLWEKQQLIVQNRILKEKLKDRYKFSELVGSTSQMQQIFHMIEDVAPSTASILILGETGTGKELVANAIHYQSDRSARPFIALHCAALSEGVLESELFGHEKGAFTGAIQTRKGRFEMADGGTLFLDEVGEMSLKVQVKLLRVLEKGEFERVGGEKTLKVDVRFIAATNRDLEREVSDGRFREDLFYRLNVITINLPPLRERRDDIPILSNFFVIKYTKKYKKEIKGFTPEAMDALCAYHWPGNVRELENVIERAIVLCKKNTLSVDHLPGNVIPNKDDISVIKIPLGISLKEAEKEIIQKTLLMAQGSKKEAAKILGISNRKIEYKVKEWG, encoded by the coding sequence ATTACCGCATATAGTTCGGTAAAAACGGCCGTGGAAGCTATAAAATGCGGGGCAGATGACTACCTGACAAAGCCGATAAATATAGAAGAGTTAAAGGTGGTATTGGAAAAGTTATGGGAAAAGCAGCAATTGATTGTCCAAAATCGTATATTGAAGGAGAAGTTGAAAGACAGGTATAAATTTTCTGAACTCGTTGGCAGTACCTCTCAGATGCAACAGATATTTCATATGATAGAAGATGTTGCCCCCAGTACAGCTTCAATCCTGATTTTAGGTGAAACAGGAACGGGAAAGGAGCTTGTAGCCAATGCCATCCATTATCAGAGCGACAGGTCTGCCAGACCTTTTATCGCCTTGCATTGTGCTGCACTATCGGAAGGGGTACTGGAAAGTGAACTGTTTGGACATGAAAAGGGGGCGTTTACCGGCGCTATTCAGACCAGAAAAGGCCGGTTTGAAATGGCGGATGGCGGCACACTCTTTCTTGATGAGGTGGGCGAGATGAGTTTGAAGGTACAGGTAAAACTGCTTCGGGTTCTGGAGAAAGGTGAGTTTGAGCGTGTTGGCGGTGAAAAAACCTTAAAGGTGGATGTTCGTTTTATTGCAGCAACCAATCGGGACCTGGAACGAGAAGTCTCTGATGGAAGGTTTCGGGAAGACCTGTTTTATCGCTTGAATGTTATTACCATTAATTTACCGCCATTAAGAGAGAGAAGGGATGATATTCCTATTCTCTCTAATTTTTTTGTTATTAAATATACGAAAAAGTATAAAAAGGAAATTAAGGGTTTTACCCCCGAGGCGATGGATGCGTTATGCGCTTATCACTGGCCGGGGAATGTTAGAGAGTTGGAAAATGTCATTGAACGGGCCATTGTACTTTGTAAAAAAAATACGCTCTCTGTTGATCATTTACCAGGAAATGTTATTCCAAATAAGGACGATATATCAGTAATCAAAATTCCACTGGGTATCTCATTAAAAGAGGCCGAAAAAGAGATTATCCAAAAGACACTCCTGATGGCACAGGGAAGTAAAAAAGAGGCTGCAAAAATACTCGGGATATCAAATAGAAAAATTGAGTATAAGGTAAAAGAGTGGGGTTAA
- a CDS encoding response regulator, whose product MTKPSLLLVDDDKNTLDGLVKILTHDGYTVSGAVSGYDALNLLSRKNFDIIVTDMKLPGMGGYH is encoded by the coding sequence ATGACAAAACCAAGCCTGTTACTGGTAGACGATGATAAAAATACCCTTGATGGATTAGTAAAGATATTGACGCATGACGGATATACGGTTTCCGGTGCTGTATCCGGTTATGATGCCTTAAATCTTCTCTCCAGGAAGAACTTCGATATTATCGTAACTGATATGAAGTTGCCGGGAATGGGTGGATATCACTGA
- a CDS encoding ATP-binding protein, with product MKNDSTKINQILNQALDCAGKGIMIQDINRRVVFFNHACEEITRWSKEKIVGKDCGDIFQCHTSTGMCLTEKFCPGMDIFQGKFSKTSRELMITRGDGSESWIEANASAIRDAEGRVTHIVTIMEDIRERKKFADEILKSKTLSTLGTFAAELAHEIKNPLNAMNIQMLVLEREIQDTHKLSSKSKKEFLEIVSIVQKEVIRLSGFVEECLQFSRTGELNKSLVNIGEMLNEITSLLLPQAQLNGIYVELDVMHALPKVKVDKDKMKQAILNILINGIEAMPDGGGLRVGVQYSHDGILISCQDTGPGIPDEIQDKIFNLFYTTKNGGTGIGLSFAQNIIQAHGGTIRLEQTPKGSKFIIAIPVNENN from the coding sequence ATGAAAAATGACAGTACGAAGATAAATCAAATTTTAAATCAAGCCCTGGATTGTGCAGGCAAAGGGATAATGATACAAGATATAAACCGGAGGGTGGTGTTCTTTAATCATGCCTGTGAAGAAATCACCCGATGGTCAAAAGAGAAGATTGTTGGGAAGGATTGCGGGGATATTTTTCAGTGCCATACTTCTACCGGTATGTGTTTGACAGAGAAATTTTGTCCAGGTATGGACATTTTTCAAGGCAAATTTTCTAAAACTTCCAGAGAACTCATGATTACAAGGGGTGACGGTAGTGAATCATGGATAGAGGCAAATGCATCGGCTATTAGAGATGCAGAAGGAAGGGTAACGCATATTGTTACCATTATGGAAGATATTCGTGAGAGAAAAAAATTTGCAGATGAGATTCTCAAGTCAAAGACCTTATCTACCCTGGGTACGTTTGCTGCAGAATTGGCACATGAGATTAAAAATCCTTTAAATGCCATGAATATTCAAATGTTAGTGCTCGAACGTGAAATACAGGATACCCACAAGCTAAGCAGTAAGTCGAAAAAAGAATTCCTTGAAATAGTTTCGATAGTTCAGAAAGAAGTCATCCGTTTAAGCGGGTTTGTTGAGGAGTGCTTGCAATTTTCCAGAACAGGAGAACTGAACAAAAGCCTTGTCAATATAGGCGAGATGCTGAATGAGATCACTTCTTTGCTTTTGCCTCAGGCTCAATTGAATGGTATTTATGTAGAATTAGACGTTATGCATGCACTGCCGAAAGTAAAGGTGGATAAGGATAAGATGAAGCAGGCAATTCTGAACATCCTGATTAACGGTATCGAAGCAATGCCAGATGGGGGAGGATTGCGGGTAGGTGTGCAATATAGTCATGACGGAATATTGATTTCTTGTCAGGATACAGGTCCTGGGATTCCTGATGAGATTCAGGATAAAATATTTAACTTATTTTATACTACGAAAAACGGAGGTACCGGAATAGGTCTTTCCTTTGCCCAAAATATTATCCAGGCCCATGGAGGAACAATACGATTGGAGCAAACCCCGAAAGGGAGTAAATTTATTATTGCGATTCCGGTTAACGAAAATAATTAG
- the cas2 gene encoding CRISPR-associated endonuclease Cas2, which yields MWVIVTYDVTTETKDGRRRLRRVAQACKDFGQRVQKSVFECSVDQAQFETLRRKLLKEIDVKEDSLRFYRLHEPRDEHVEEHGVNKTIFFDEPLII from the coding sequence ATGTGGGTAATAGTTACCTATGATGTTACTACCGAGACAAAAGATGGGCGTAGAAGATTACGCAGGGTAGCCCAGGCATGTAAGGATTTTGGCCAAAGAGTTCAAAAGTCTGTATTTGAATGTTCTGTAGATCAGGCACAATTTGAGACGTTAAGGCGTAAATTACTGAAAGAAATTGATGTGAAAGAAGATAGCCTTAGATTCTACAGATTGCATGAGCCACGGGATGAACATGTAGAAGAACACGGTGTTAATAAAACAATATTTTTCGATGAGCCTTTAATTATATAA
- the cas1c gene encoding type I-C CRISPR-associated endonuclease Cas1c, producing MKQLLNTLYVMTQGAYLTLDHETVKVEVEGKTQLQVPLHHLGAIFTIGNVMMSPFLMHRCTENGKAIVFLDMSGRFLARVVGKITGNVLLRQAQYEAVRDTQKAASIAKNIVAAKLQNSRQILLRGARETENNETETQLRQAATILSDTLIHLKKSSNIDEIRGFEGISANAYFQVFDTMVKENREIFMMNGRTRRPPKDLMNALLSFLYTLLLNDCVSAVEGVGLDPQMGFLHALRPGRPSLGLDLMEELRSVLADRLALTLINLKQLTKKDFEEREGGAVYLNEGGRKTVVVAYQKRKQDEFTHSLLEEKIPFGLVPHIQARLLARHLRGDIEEYIPILYS from the coding sequence ATGAAGCAGCTTCTGAATACCCTTTATGTAATGACCCAGGGTGCTTATCTTACTTTAGACCATGAAACAGTGAAGGTAGAGGTTGAAGGCAAGACACAGCTTCAAGTGCCATTGCATCATTTGGGAGCGATATTTACTATTGGAAATGTGATGATGAGTCCATTCCTTATGCATCGCTGTACGGAAAATGGCAAGGCCATCGTCTTTCTCGATATGAGCGGTCGTTTTCTTGCCAGAGTGGTTGGTAAAATAACAGGGAATGTCCTTCTCCGTCAAGCACAGTATGAGGCTGTAAGGGATACACAGAAAGCCGCCTCGATTGCGAAAAATATTGTAGCCGCAAAACTACAGAATTCTCGGCAGATCCTTTTAAGGGGTGCCAGAGAGACGGAGAACAATGAAACAGAAACACAATTAAGACAAGCGGCAACTATTCTTTCCGATACACTCATTCACCTTAAGAAAAGTAGTAACATCGATGAGATCAGAGGTTTTGAAGGTATATCAGCCAATGCCTATTTTCAGGTTTTTGATACAATGGTCAAGGAAAACAGGGAAATATTTATGATGAATGGCCGCACCCGGCGTCCGCCAAAAGATCTGATGAATGCATTACTATCGTTTCTCTATACACTGCTTCTGAATGATTGTGTCTCGGCAGTGGAGGGCGTGGGGTTAGATCCTCAAATGGGTTTTCTACATGCCCTCAGGCCTGGGAGACCTTCTCTCGGATTGGACCTCATGGAGGAATTACGTTCGGTCTTAGCAGATAGACTTGCCCTTACTCTCATAAACCTGAAACAGCTTACAAAAAAGGATTTCGAAGAGAGAGAAGGAGGTGCGGTTTATTTAAATGAAGGGGGAAGAAAGACCGTTGTTGTTGCTTACCAGAAACGGAAGCAGGATGAATTTACCCACTCATTATTGGAGGAAAAGATTCCTTTTGGGCTGGTTCCTCATATTCAGGCCAGGCTCCTGGCAAGACACTTAAGGGGAGATATAGAAGAGTATATACCAATTTTATATTCTTAA